One Thalassophryne amazonica chromosome 10, fThaAma1.1, whole genome shotgun sequence genomic region harbors:
- the dmap1 gene encoding DNA methyltransferase 1-associated protein 1 isoform X2: MATGADVRDILELAGTDNDGPISKKDLINSDKKKTKKVTETLTFKRPEGMHREVYALLYSDKKDAPPLLPSDTTQGYRTVKAKLGCKKVRPWKWMPFTNPARRDGAIFHHWRRAAEEGKDYPFARFNKTVQVPVFSEQEYQMHLHDDGWTKAETDHLFDLCKRFDLRFIVVHDRYDHQQYRKRSVEDLKERYYNICGKLTKVRAASGTEPKVYIFDAGHERRRKEQLEKLFNRTPEQVAEEEYLIQELRKIETRKKEREKKAQDLQKLIKAADTTTELRRAEKRVSKKKIPQKRETEKPAVPETAGIKFPDSKSSGVTLRSHRMKLPSSVGQKKIKAIEQILIEQGVDLNPMPTEEIVQMFNELRSDLVLLYELKQAHSNCEYEQQMLRHRYEALLKAGGGSGSGGTPGAVIPAVPPAMLLDQNSIAASNLGGEVQCWSGVDDIKVEAKEQIIDVVGAPLTPNSRKRRESASSSSSVKKAKKP; the protein is encoded by the exons ATGGCAACCGGTGCTGATGTGAGAGACATTCTGGAGTTGGCAGGAACGGACAATGACGGTCCCATCAGCAAGAAAGACCTCATCAACTCAGACAAG AAAAAAACCAAGAAGGTAACTGAAACCCTGACCTTCAAGAGACCAGAGGGAATGCACCGTGAAGTCTATGCTCTGCTCTATTCAGATAAGAA AGATGCACCTCCTCTACTGCCTAGTGACACGACTCAGGGCTACAGGACAGTTAAAGCTAAACTGGGCTGTAAAAAGGTTCGTCCTTGGAAGTGGATGCCCTTCACCAATCCAGCTCGCAGAGATGGGGCCATATTCCACCACTGGAGACGTGCTGCAGAAGAAGGCAAAGACTACCCCTTTGCTCGCTTCAACAAG acGGTGCAGGTGCCGGTGTTTTCAGAGCAGGAGTATCAGATGCATCTCCACGATGATGGTTGGACCAAAGCAGAGACGGACCACCTGTTTGACTTGTGCAAGCGCTTTGACCTACGCTTTATAGTTGTCCATGACCGTTACGACCACCAGCAATACAGA AAGCGTTCAGTGGAAGACCTGAAGGAGCGATATTATAATATCTGCGGAAAGTTGACAAAGGTCCGCGCTGCTTCAGGGACAGAGCCTAAAGTCTACATATTTGATGCTGGCCACGAAAGACGCCGCAAAGAACAGCTGGAGAAACTCTTCAACCGCACACCTGAACAA GTGGCAGAAGAGGAATATCTCATTCAGGAGCTTAGGAAAATTGAGACACGAAAGAAGGAGCGGGAAAAGAAGGCCCAAGATCTCCAGAAACTTATCAAAGCAGCTGACACAACCACAGAACTGAGGCGCGCTGAAAAGAGAGTTTCCAAAAAGAAGATTCCACAAAAACGAGAAACTGAAAAGCCG GCTGTTCCAGAGACAGCAGGCATCAAATTCCCAGACTCTAAATCGTCAGGCGTTACGCTGCGCAGCCACAGG atgaaaTTGCCAAGCTCGGTAGGCCAGAAGAAGATCAAGGCTATTGAGCAGATCCTGATAGAGCAAGGAGTGG ATCTCAACCCCATGCCAACAGAAGAAATAGTACAAATGTTCAACGAGCTGCGTAGTGACCTTGTTCTGCTTTATGAGCTGAAGCAGGCTCACAGCAACTGTGAGTATGAACAACAGATGCTGCGTCATCGTTATGAGGCCCTACTGAAGGCTGGAGGTGGAAGCGGGAGTGGTGGGACTCCAGGAGCTGTGATACCTGCTGTTCCACCTGCTATGCTGTTGGATCAAAACAGCATAGCAGCATCTAATCTTGGGGGTGAAGTGCAGTGTTGGTCCGGTGTAGACGACATTAAGGTGGAAGCCAAGGAGCAGATCATTGACGTGGTAGGAGCGCCGCTGACCCCTAATTCG CGCAAACGGAGAGAATCGGCATCCAGCTCTTCATCGGTGAAGAAAGCAAAGAAGCCTTGA
- the dmap1 gene encoding DNA methyltransferase 1-associated protein 1 isoform X1, which yields MCSKFIIMATGADVRDILELAGTDNDGPISKKDLINSDKKKTKKVTETLTFKRPEGMHREVYALLYSDKKDAPPLLPSDTTQGYRTVKAKLGCKKVRPWKWMPFTNPARRDGAIFHHWRRAAEEGKDYPFARFNKTVQVPVFSEQEYQMHLHDDGWTKAETDHLFDLCKRFDLRFIVVHDRYDHQQYRKRSVEDLKERYYNICGKLTKVRAASGTEPKVYIFDAGHERRRKEQLEKLFNRTPEQVAEEEYLIQELRKIETRKKEREKKAQDLQKLIKAADTTTELRRAEKRVSKKKIPQKRETEKPAVPETAGIKFPDSKSSGVTLRSHRMKLPSSVGQKKIKAIEQILIEQGVDLNPMPTEEIVQMFNELRSDLVLLYELKQAHSNCEYEQQMLRHRYEALLKAGGGSGSGGTPGAVIPAVPPAMLLDQNSIAASNLGGEVQCWSGVDDIKVEAKEQIIDVVGAPLTPNSRKRRESASSSSSVKKAKKP from the exons ATGTGTAGTAAGT TCATAATCATGGCAACCGGTGCTGATGTGAGAGACATTCTGGAGTTGGCAGGAACGGACAATGACGGTCCCATCAGCAAGAAAGACCTCATCAACTCAGACAAG AAAAAAACCAAGAAGGTAACTGAAACCCTGACCTTCAAGAGACCAGAGGGAATGCACCGTGAAGTCTATGCTCTGCTCTATTCAGATAAGAA AGATGCACCTCCTCTACTGCCTAGTGACACGACTCAGGGCTACAGGACAGTTAAAGCTAAACTGGGCTGTAAAAAGGTTCGTCCTTGGAAGTGGATGCCCTTCACCAATCCAGCTCGCAGAGATGGGGCCATATTCCACCACTGGAGACGTGCTGCAGAAGAAGGCAAAGACTACCCCTTTGCTCGCTTCAACAAG acGGTGCAGGTGCCGGTGTTTTCAGAGCAGGAGTATCAGATGCATCTCCACGATGATGGTTGGACCAAAGCAGAGACGGACCACCTGTTTGACTTGTGCAAGCGCTTTGACCTACGCTTTATAGTTGTCCATGACCGTTACGACCACCAGCAATACAGA AAGCGTTCAGTGGAAGACCTGAAGGAGCGATATTATAATATCTGCGGAAAGTTGACAAAGGTCCGCGCTGCTTCAGGGACAGAGCCTAAAGTCTACATATTTGATGCTGGCCACGAAAGACGCCGCAAAGAACAGCTGGAGAAACTCTTCAACCGCACACCTGAACAA GTGGCAGAAGAGGAATATCTCATTCAGGAGCTTAGGAAAATTGAGACACGAAAGAAGGAGCGGGAAAAGAAGGCCCAAGATCTCCAGAAACTTATCAAAGCAGCTGACACAACCACAGAACTGAGGCGCGCTGAAAAGAGAGTTTCCAAAAAGAAGATTCCACAAAAACGAGAAACTGAAAAGCCG GCTGTTCCAGAGACAGCAGGCATCAAATTCCCAGACTCTAAATCGTCAGGCGTTACGCTGCGCAGCCACAGG atgaaaTTGCCAAGCTCGGTAGGCCAGAAGAAGATCAAGGCTATTGAGCAGATCCTGATAGAGCAAGGAGTGG ATCTCAACCCCATGCCAACAGAAGAAATAGTACAAATGTTCAACGAGCTGCGTAGTGACCTTGTTCTGCTTTATGAGCTGAAGCAGGCTCACAGCAACTGTGAGTATGAACAACAGATGCTGCGTCATCGTTATGAGGCCCTACTGAAGGCTGGAGGTGGAAGCGGGAGTGGTGGGACTCCAGGAGCTGTGATACCTGCTGTTCCACCTGCTATGCTGTTGGATCAAAACAGCATAGCAGCATCTAATCTTGGGGGTGAAGTGCAGTGTTGGTCCGGTGTAGACGACATTAAGGTGGAAGCCAAGGAGCAGATCATTGACGTGGTAGGAGCGCCGCTGACCCCTAATTCG CGCAAACGGAGAGAATCGGCATCCAGCTCTTCATCGGTGAAGAAAGCAAAGAAGCCTTGA